The Anastrepha ludens isolate Willacy chromosome 2, idAnaLude1.1, whole genome shotgun sequence genome contains a region encoding:
- the LOC128866216 gene encoding protein SYS1 homolog has product MKAGTFRNTQWDPMLLITQIISMQSCIYFTLGLLVFFANILAGDNYTLDNVFEYHEIHISDAGGRLIILAFVLNSFVASLALWFIVRRAKLCLDFSCTFHFIHLLICWWYNSNFPSNVSWWLLNAITTTLMCIGGEFLCLKSELKEIPVGYAALNQKSDV; this is encoded by the exons ATGAAGGCGGGCACATTTCGTAATACGCAATGGGATCCCATGTTGCTAATAACACAGATCATCTCCATGCAATCCTGCATATACTTTACATTAGGTCTACTGGTATTCTTCGCAAACATATTGGCTGGCGATAATTACACTTTGGATAATGTTTTCGAGTATCAT GAAATACACATTTCAGATGCAGGTGGGCGACTGATAATTCTCGCATTTGTGCTCAATTCATTTGTTGCTTCGTTGGCGTTGTGGTTCATTGTACGTCGTGCGAAGTTATGTTTAGATTTTAG CTGCACATTCCACTTCATACATTTACTCATCTGTTGGTGGTATAACtcgaattttccatcaaatgtcAGTTGGTGGTTATTGAATGCAATTACAACGACTTTAATGTGCATTGGTGGCGAATTTTTATGTCTTAAATCTGAATTAAAAGAGATTCCCGTTGGATATGCGGCACTCAACCAAAAATCGGACgtttaa
- the LOC128866209 gene encoding ATP-dependent RNA helicase bel produces the protein MSNAINQNGTGLEQQVAGLDLNGGKANNSSPITTKSSSNSGVYIPPHLRGGGNSAPNANSDNREERTPSSKYEGREQRGGGGGEYRRGGGGRGYNNSGGGYGGGGRRGGGGRYEENSGGFEVEGETRRGGEDWNRGGRGPQNSRTFDRRENGGYRGGRNQGQGGGAGSGNTSNRNSETFDDQAQPQQPRNDRWQEPERRPEDGAQQRNERGGGGGGNGGERNYGGRWKEDRRGDIDYTKLGPRDERVETELFGVGNTGINFDKYEDIPVEATGQNVPPNIVSFDDVQLTEIVRNNVMLARYDKPTPVQKYAIPIIINGRDLMACAQTGSGKTAAFLLPILNQMYEHGMTPPPQNNRQYSRRKQYPLGLVLAPTRELATQIFEEAKKFAYRSRMRPAVLYGGNNTSEQMRELDRGCHLIVATPGRLEDMITRGKVGLDNIRFLVLDEADRMLDMGFEPQIRRIVEQSNMPPTGQRQTLMFSATFPKQIQELASDFLSNYIFLAVGRVGSTSENITQTILWVYEQDKRSYLLDLLSSIRAGAEYSKDSLTLIFVETKKGADALEEFLYQCNHPVTSIHGDRTQKEREEALRCFRSGDCPILVATAVAARGLDIPHVKHVINFDLPSDVEEYVHRIGRTGRMGNLGVATSFFNEKNRNICGDLLELLVETKQEVPGFLEEMLSSDRTHSGNRRRGGGGVGRYGGGFGSRDYRQTSGGGGGGGGPRSGGGGGAPRSGGGGGGGSYRSNGGSSGGGYYGGSGGGGGGGGSYGGSYSASHANSNSGPDWWGS, from the exons ATGAGTAATGCTATTAACCAAAATGGCACAGGTCTAGAGCAGCAG GTTGCTGGTCTGGACTTGAATGGCGGCAAAGCTAATAATAGCAGCCCCATAACAACGAAGAGTTCATCTAATTCCGGCGTTTATATCCCTCCACATCTTCGCGGAGGTGGCAACAGCGCACCTAACGCTAATAGTGATAATCGCGAGGAGAGAACTCCATCGTCAAAGTACGAAGGCAGAGAACAGCGCGGCGGCGGCGGTGGAGAGTATCGCAGAGGCGGCGGTGGTCGTGGTTATAACAATTCTGGTGGTGGTTACGGCGGCGGTGGGCGTCGTGGTGGTGGAGGCAGATACGAGGAGAACAGCGGCGGTTTCGAAG TTGAAGGTGAAACCCGACGAGGTGGAGAAGATTGGAATCGTGGAGGTCGTGGCCCGCAAAATTCGCGAACATTTGATAGGCGGGAAAACGGAGGCTATCGTGGCGGACGCAATCAAGGCCAGGGCGGTGGTGCCGGTAGTGGAAATACCAGTAATCGTAATAGTGAAACCTTCGACGATCAAGCACAACCACAACAACCTCGCAACGATCGTTGGCAGGAACCAGAGCGTCGCCCAGAAGACGGTGCACAGCAACGCAACGAAAGAGGCGGAGGTGGTGGTGGCAACGGCGGAGAACGTAACTATGGCGGACGATGGAAGGAAGATCGCCGCGGCGACATCGACTACACTAAATTGGGACCACGTGATGAACGCGTGGAGACGGAACTGTTCGGTGTCGGCAACACCGGCATTAACTTTGACAAATACGAGGATATACCCGTGGAAGCGACGGGACAGAATGTACCGCCTAACATCGTATCGTTTGATGACGTGCAGCTGACCGAGATCGTACGCAATAACGTGATGTTGGCTAGATATGATAAACCGACACCGGTGCAGAAATATGCGATCCCAATTATAATAAATGGGCGCGATTTAATGGCCTGCGCACAAACCGGGTCGGGCAAGACAGCAGCTTTTTTGCTGCCTATTCTCAATCAAATGTATGAGCATGGCATGACGCCGCCACCGCAAAATAATCGCCAGTACAGTCGCCGTAAGCAGTATCCGCTTGGGCTAGTACTGGCACCGACGCGCGAGCTCGCCACACAGATTTTCGAGGAGGCCAAGAAGTTTGCGTATCGCTCTCGTATGCGTCCCGCTGTACTCTACGGCGGTAATAATACAAGTGAGCAAATGCGTGAATTGGATCGTGGCTGCCATCTGATTGTGGCTACGCCGGGTCGTCTGGAGGATATGATTACACGCGGAAAGGTGGGTTTGGACAACATACGATTTTTGGTATTGGATGAGGCCGATCGTATGTTGGACATGGGTTTCGAACCTCAAATCCGACGCATTGTAGAGCAATCTAATATGCCACCAACTGGGCAGAGGCAAACTTTGATGTTCTCGGCTACTTTCCCCAAACAAATACAAGAGCTGGCATCTGATTTTCTTAGCAATTATATATTCTTGGCTGTGGGACGTGTTGGCTCCACATCGGAGAATATAACCCAAACTATTTTATGGGTATACGAACAAGATAAGCGTTCATATTTGCTTGATCTATTGTCGTCGATACGCGCCGGTGCAGAGTACTCAAAGGATAGTTTAACGCTTATCTTCGTAGAAACGAAAAAAGGCGCCGACGCACTGGAAGAGTTCCTCTACCAATGCAATCATCCGGTGACAAGTATTCACGGTGATCGTACACAAAAAGAACGTGAGGAGGCTTTACGTTGCTTCCGTTCCGGCGATTGTCCCATTTTGGTTGCCACTGCGGTGGCAGCACGTGGCTTGGACATTCCTCATGTGAAGCACGTTATTAACTTCGACCTGCCCTCAGATGTGGAGGAGTACGTACATCGCATTGGTCGTACAGGCCGTATGGGCAATCTCGGTGTTGCTACATCGTTTTTCAATGAGAAGAATCGCAATATTTGTGGTGATTTGCTGGAGTTGCTCGTCGAGACAAAGCAGGAAGTTCCTGGTTTTCTTGAAGAGATGCTCTCATCAGACCGCACGCATAGTGGCAATCGGCGACGTGGAGGCGGTGGTGTTGGACGCTACGGCGGCGGTTTTGGCTCTCGTGATTACCGTCAAACTTCTGGCGGAGGCGGTGGTGGAGGTGGCCCCCGtagcggtggtggtggtggtgctcCCCGAAGCGGCGGAGGTGGAGGCGGTGGATCGTACCGCAGCAATG GTGGCAGTTCTGGTGGTGGCTACTATGGCGGTAGTGGAGGTGGAGGTGGAGGTGGTGGCTCTTACGGAGGCAGTTACTCGGCATCTCATGCTAACTCCAACTCCGGTCCCGATTGGTGGGGAAGTTAA